Genomic DNA from Urocitellus parryii isolate mUroPar1 chromosome 5, mUroPar1.hap1, whole genome shotgun sequence:
GGGGTGTCATTCTTAAACTCCACCTGtataaataggggaaaaaaaaaaaaaagaagaagaaaagaagtaagGCACTTTCAGGCACCTAAAAGCAACTTCCCAGACCAACTGGTTTGTGAATTTGCCCAACAGGTTTTTAATCTGCTGAGTCAAGATCAAGGCATGTACCAGCCCAGCAGGAGGGCTAGAAGTTTGCTTTGGCAGGATCACGCTTGATAACTGCTGTATATTTCAGCTGTGATTTGTTTAATTCGGTGATATGGAGTGGAAGACCAGGAAGATACTCTTGCTGTTGGCTGGTCTTTTGTATACACACTGCCTCTTTCCTTCCGCAAGACCAACTGGCAGAAATCAAGCATCGGAGGCCTGGGAGAGTAAAAGCACAGCTTCGGCTGTGAAGCAGGAGGACTCATCTGAAATGGCTCTCggtaaatataaacaatatgtgATGCTTCCTTTCCAAAAACTTTGCCTCAGCTGACCCAGGGGATTTTTTTCCATCCTGGTTTGAAGACATCAGTCTCAAGGGCAAGGCCTCTCTACTCGTCCCTTCTACCAGCCAGCAGTTCTTCTGGACAGGAATCTGTgtctttcttgtcatttttgaaaAAGCAATGACAGACTCATCCGattcaggaaatagaaatggCTCCCAGACTCAAAAGTTGGCCGGCTGCATGTGCTGAGCCTCAGGCTCCAGCCAGGAACTGGGCGGCTCCCTGAAATCTAGCTTCTCTTCACTCCCAAACCAACTCAGTGTTCATCTGGCTGTCAAAGATACAATGGTTTGCCAGAcatggtgctgcacacctgtaatcccagccactcggggctgaggcaggggaatccaagttcaaggccagcctgggaaactcagCTTAAAAAAGGGGGGTACAGTGGGGTaggtgaggatgtagctcagtggtagagcgcttgcctagtccACAGAGGTCCTGGGCCCAATCCCCAGCGCCACGGGGTAAAAAATGGTTTTGGAAGGTCTGCCTGTCATGTTTCTGGATTTGCTAAGggccacaaaggaaaaaatagaaaggggaaaaatgcTCTCAcctctctcccacctctcagCTAGGGCACCGTCACAGTGACTTTTTGTTAAGCTTTTGTTTGTATGAGGAGGGAAAGTGCCAAAGCTCTCAGGTTTCACCATCATTGTAAGCATCTTTAGTCTCCTGGGGATCTATTAAATGGAATTCAATTTAATGACACTGACCTTCCCAACCAGAGCAATGTGATGGACTAATTCATAATTAATGGGAAAAAATCGCTTCCAAAGACAAATAAATACGATGCCACTGCCATTCCATTTCAAACATACAGCGTTGGGCAGGCACGATTTTCTGCTCTAAGCTTTTTGAGAACGATAGCACACGAAAATGTCCCCACAGATCATTTTGAATGGAGGAGTCTTCAGTCCTCAAAGAGTGCTTAAGTCTCTACTTAATTACAACTACCACAGAAGAGCCAGCTTCAAGTGAAGAATGTGGGCTTTGCTGAGCCTTAAAGTTTCCTTGCAAATATGCTGATAGTCATTAAAAGTCCTAGGAGGTTAATTTGGCTTTGAGCCTCCTCTGAATGATTAAATGGGAAGAAGGTCAATCTCGATGTCAGGAGACAGCTGGAAAGCTGCAACTGTTTAGAAGCGACCTTGGCAAAGAACAAAGCACCCAGCCGTGACCCTCCCCACCTGGGTGCTTCCTGAAATGATATCCCTCATCTCTCTGCATGAAATCCTGGGTCACTGGGCACACAAGCATGTTGGCAGGAGGAGGTAATTAGGTGCATGAACAAAATCGAAAAGCAGTGGTCATGCCTAGGAGGTCGGGATGGTGACCTGGTTGGTGTCTATTCCACCAGAATCCTGAAGAAAAGCTTTGGTTACTTAGCAAAAGTGTGTTCTCAGCAGCCCTGTTGGCAATGGGAGGATTGGAAAACATGTTAGTCCAGAAGGGAGGAGACTGGTTAAATACATAAACCAATCTTCCAGGAGAGGTAACAAGATTATTACACAGGGGCAGATCAGGATGTCCTACTAGGAAAGGACCTGCAAGAACTGCTCAGTGAAAAGAGAGGTCAATTATATGCTGCCATATgagggaaaaaggagagagagactcAATTACCTACAGTTTATATATCCATCAACTATATTTAGGAGGACATGCAGGAGACTGGCATTGGGGCTTGTCTCTGGGGATAGGGACAAGGtgagagggaggatgggaagaaaTCTACTTTTACTTTACTACCTTCTGAGACCACTTGACTTTTTAAcaaccattcattcattccttgtATCAACAAATAATCACTGAGAATCTGCTTCATCCGGCCCTGTTCTAGGGCCTGGGTAGAGGGCATCCACACAATGCTAgggataaaaatcaaaatgaaaaattttaagaggGAAAAGGTATTTCATTCCATGGAGGGCAAACAAATGCAGTCACATCATAATGTCACAGATCTGAATGTAACAGGGTGGGACAAGTGGTGGTCAGGGCAGATGGCTGGGGGACCAAGGTGATATTTAAACTgagatcattcatttatttaaaagtaaataaatatgagtCATGTCACAATGAAAACAAACCTAAGAATAGTAATAAAAGGGAAAGCCTAAAACAAGTCTCCAATAATTCAaacacacaccaaacaaccaaACAAGTTCATCTGTTATACTAGAAGTGAAAAAACAGGAACAGATCTCTCCAAGAGCATTACTTTAACATTCCCTGAAATTTTTACTTATAAACCAACTGAATACAactttgtctttatttaaaactcCTAAAACATGTCAGATCAACCTTATTTTTGACATGCCAAAAAATCCGggttcaagttcaagaatcatCTTGCTGACCGATAAgtaattctggggctggggttgtggctcagtggtagagcgctcaccttgcaagtgcaaggccctaagtttgatcctcagcatcacataaaaataaataaaataaaggtattgtgtccaactacaactaaaaaataaatattaaaaaaaaaagtaattctggATGCAAGATAATGACCTCCCTCTCatctccttctctctcatttGGCTTCTGCTAAGATGAAATACCCATCTCAGTGAGTACTAACAACTAGGTGCTATGACCTGAGCCTATTATTATCTTTTTCAACTCAAAGATTAAGGGCAATGAGATTAAGTAAAGGACAGGTCTAGCCTCATTTCAAATTCTTAGTGGTCAGTGACCTTTCCAGAATAGAAACGGCATGTGCTGGGAGGGTGACCTCTGCCCCTGGGTCCACCCTGTGATTCTTAACATCACAGTCATGTTCACCCACACCCTTCAGCTGCAGACTTGGGGCAGAGGCCCAGAATTCTCACATGGGCACGTGGCACTCACTTGGTTGGAGCAGGTGCTGTGAATCACGGGCTGATTGGCAAGAGTCAGCAAAGATGGCACCATTTCCAGCTCCTGCTGGTAAAAGGTTTGTACTCTCTTCTCCACGAGGAACTCTTTGATTTTTTCACTCAGCAAACACGTGAGACTGGTAAGGTCTTGGGCTTCTGGATTGCTGCCaggggaaagtttttaaaaaaccctgaAGAAAACCATCACCTTTGTTCCTTTTTGGTGTGCACAAGGCAGAAAATTAGGTAGAAGATGCAATATTATATTGAGACTTGTTTTTGACATAGAGGTACATACAGTGAATACTGTGTGGTTGCTTAAAATTATGAGAACCAGGGTTggtcatgtggctcagtggtagagcagttgcctagcacatataaggtcctgagttcaaaccccagtaccacaaaaaaaaaaaaagattatgagaattaaaaaagACATTCATGATAGACTAAGAAAAATGTCAAGCTTCAGAAGAAATGAAACCTATATggctttatttttgtaaaaaaaaaaaaaggaaaggacaaCCTACAAAACATATATGTGGCATTTATGCTTATGCATGCACAGAAGAAAAGAGTCTAAGAGGAAACAGCTGCCAGGATCAGTGGCAACCTCTGGGGAACGGAACTGAGGGGAcaatttctattttatacattCTAGAGTTTGCACGTTTCAGAAAACATAATTCCTGAAAttcacaagttaaaaaaaaattaaaggagggctgagtgtagcacagtggtagaagagtacttgtctagcatgcatgagactgtgggttcaaatccccagtatcacaagaaaagaaaagaaaaaggggccATAGTAAAAAGTctgcctttctcttcttctcccatCCCGCCCCAGCCTGCATCCTCTCCTGGTTCTCTGTATTTCTTCCCATACACTAGCAAATATCCATATATTCTCATTCCTCCTGGGGTTGGCTTTGTCGCCTACCTAAAGGAATAAAATCATCCCTGGTGGAAAACAACTGCCGTAGGTTTTTTTGCAGGATTTGGGTTATGATGTACTATGGTACAATACTTTGTGATATGCCTCAGAGCagttttctttatgtttcttGCCCTGGGGTTGGTTGAGCTTCTTGGATCTGTGAGTTTATAGGTTTTCACAGCTTGGAAAATTTcaaccattatttcttcaaattttttttttctgtgctcttCCCTCCACTCCTTCAATGATTTCAATTATACGTCTATTTTCCTGACTTCcctctgcagatgaggaaatggaggtgtACGGAGGTGAGAGCCCCACAATGCTCAAGTGGAAGCTTCAGGCCTGGCCCAggcccaccccagcctctggctCCCACTGCTCAGTTGCACTGCTGCTGACTCACCCCTGACAGTGGTAAGACCCAACTTACCCTCCTGCTGCTTCTTCCTCTAGAGCTGGACTGTGGAAGGGCTGGTCATAAACTCTCCTGTAGAGAGTGGGCAGCTCAAGCATTCTTGCAATTTGAATTTTCCACACTGGATCATCCACTTTGTCTAATaaggccaggaaaaaaaatgtcagaaattaCACTGAGATCAGTTCTTTCCCATGTCCACGCTACTACAAGGACAGCAGTCTAGATGCACTCCCAGCCTTCCTGTGAGGGTGAAGGCAGTGTCCCATCATAGGGACAGCCAGGGAGCAGAAGGAGACTACAAGGAACATTGGTACAGATTCATCTGACCCTCTGGAGGACCACAGGGGCTAAAAATCAGCCAGGGGAGAGAATGCAGGACTGTCCTATTTCTAATTAGCTGTTTTCATTTAAAGTCAATGGACttggccaggcatagtggcacatgcatgtaatcccagcagcttgggaggttgaagcaggaggatcacaaatttgaagccagcctcagcaactcagccaaggaacttagcaacttagtaagaacatctcaaaataaaaaaataaaaaaggctaggatgtagctcactcctgtgttcaattcccaaataaacaaataaacaaacaaaagttaatgGACTTAATGGTGTTCAGGAAATTTCCATCATTTTGAAGAATATGAACTCTGCCCTAATGGATTGACACTTGAATTTCAAAGTTCTTTGGAAACGACTATGTTATTAAAATAACCTTGCCAACTATATATAgccaataatttattttctttcttaatttatttattattaacttttttccaaataaaattgtGAAGTGctgcttttctaaaaaaaagcatattataCAATATAACATTAGAGTGAAATCTTGTGAACTTTTTGAAAGTTAGATTTTCAGCTAAACAAGAGTCTTCTGGACTCACTCCCAGAATAACAACCAATTTGACAAAAACTTCTTGTGCTTACAATAAGCAGTGGCACGAATTTCTCGCTCTTCTCTGTATGTGCGGATGTAGCCTCTGATTCGGATAATGTCCCCAAGTTCTACCTTGGTTCTCTGCTCAATGGTCTCTTGAAGCTTCTTAAGCCGTGAGGTCAGACTCAGCTCACTTGCTGCACTTGGACCAGCTGCAGTGTGAagggggcaggagagagagaggtttaacgCCATCACTCCACCACACTGCGGACAAAGTTCAAGAGCAAGACCCACACAGCACACTTATTCTCCTTCTGATCAGTTGCTATACTATAGGAAATCCTTGTAACCTTTGAAATCCTCAACTGAACAGTAGCGGTATAAGATATAGCTGCAATTATTcaaaagcagagagaaggagTCTGGACAGGCCAAGTAGGCAAGCTCCAGGGCAGTCCTGAGGCCTTCTTTCCCACCTCTGCAATGCCAGCAGTCAGGGCTCTACAGGGTCCTGAGTGTGATTCCAGGGGCAATAGCTCTAAATAACCCTCTAAGGTGTCCCTGCAAACAACTGTCCTACCTCAGTGCTCCACATCCCAACCCCTCACCTTTCATTCATTCTCttacacactcactcactcattctcATACAACTCAAGAATACATCCTTaagggctgtaatcccagcagctcaggaagctgaggcaggaggatcctgagttcaaacccagcctcagcaattcagtgaggccctaagcaactccatgagaccctgtctctaaataaaatataaaaaagggcagagctgtggtgaagcacctctgggttcaatccctggtaatgtCATGGTGAAAAGAAGCCAATGCACACTCAATCCTAAATAATCTCtacccttcaatttttttttatttccaaaccaTGTTAATTAGTTAAAAGAATAGCCACGGATGTTCAGGTAGACAGGTGCTACTCTAAAACCTTTTCAATGTATCAGCACATCCAATCCTCACAACTACTCCCACATATTACTAGCCctatttcagagaaagaaactCAATCACACAGAGTTCAAGCAACTTTTGCCCAAATGAAGCTGCAGCTTAGTCGCTGGCTGCAGAGCCTTCTCACTGATCCTTTATTCTCTGTTGCTATCCCAAGAGGTTCCTACATTTTCCACAGTCAGAGTTGACTGGTGTAAAAGATTGTATGTTCTGCCAggcgaggtggtgcacacctgtagtgtAATCCTGGaaaatggggaggctgaggcaggagaattgggagttcaaagccagcctcagcaacttagcaactcagagagaccctgtctctaaataaaatacaaaaaaagggctggggatgtggctcagtggttaaagcacccctgggttcaataaaaaaaaaaaaaaaagaaagaaagaaagaaagaagaaaaaaaaggattgtaTGTTCTGTTTTTCTACCATAATTCCAAATAGGACAGTCCTGCATTATTCCCCCTGGCTGATTTAGTTGAAAGTCTCAAGGACAGCCACTATGGTCCTGCAGAGTGTCAGATGAATCAGTACCAATGCTCCTTCTAGTCTCGTGTATCCACACAATCTACAGAACTCAACTCAGCATTTTAATGAACAATATAGCATTATCTTGCCGATATGCTAGTTTATTTTACTAGTCTCACTAAATAGGCcctccctttaaaaatatttcttattttggtgGAAtgtggattaaactcagggcctcatgcacagtaggcaagcactctaccactgagctacattctcagcccctcatttttattacttttgtatCACTAGCATTGGGAGGGGGGACAATATAGGCTAAAGGTCAGCATTTGACTCCTGGAGTCAGAAAGACCTGACTTGAATCTCAGTTTACCTGTTGttacctgtgtgaccttgggcaggttgcTTAACCTCACTGTCTCTTCTTCTCCACTCATACATCTCTTGTTTCTTCAATTATGAACTGGGGATAATGGTAGAGTACCTCATGCATCAAGGTATTGTGTATGATCTAATTTAACCCTTAACACAATGCCAGAATATCAGAAATAATTAATGTGTGGTATTTGAGATAATAATTCAGATCTCtagacaaattattttctttggggtCTTTCGTTGGGGATTACTGGGTAAAAAGTGTACAAACAATGTACAGTTCATGGCATATTGTCAGAATGTTTGCCAGAAAAAAGTCTGGCAAACCCCAGCCACTCTGCCTTGACATGATGTCACCAGTGACACACGTGCACGTCCTCACGGCTCCGATGCTGGCTTCAGTCACTGGGGCCTCTAGTGCTTTAATCAACACATCGTGACTCCgtgaagttttattttgcttttaaatcacCAGAGTGGCTCCGTGTTTTTATGTGAGATGATCTCCTCTCTGTATTTCTTTATAGATCTGCCCTTTATCTCTTCAGCTTTTGTTAGTTCCTATTAAATCTCAGGGAAGGATTATCAGTGATGTTTATTACATGCACTCTCCTCACtccattgttttcctttttatgtttaggGGACTTCATTCTACTGTATAACACCTTGAAAAGATCTTGATTTGTGAGAACATCCCTCTTGTCATTCATGATAGCAGCCAGGGACTTATGAGAGCTTAATGTGTTTATTGGGATAAATATACAACTCTGTCTTCTTTGGGTTGTTCAGTGTAAGCTACAAGACAGCAATCAAGGTGAACTCTTTTTAAATACTGTTATCTACCTGAGGCAACAACATTTGCTAAATACTGATTTATTTCTACTGTCatattatttctggtttttattctAATGGTGTTTCTAAAATGGAGCAAATCTCTCTTTTGGTCTCTGAAtcaaatttttctgctttttgacCTAAAACAAATTTGAAACCCGTGACTTTGTAACAAGCACAGGCATTAATTTTGACACATTTGCCATACCCAGGGAAACCAAGGGAGAGCGGGGACTTTGCACACGCAGTAACCAACACCTAGGAAACTAAACACACTTGGTATTAGTGTTGCTCAGCTTACTGGGTTTCTCTTCAGAAAACATCCAAGAATAACTTCCCAGAAGGCTGCTCcaccccttatttatttatttattttttatccccAGGCCGCCTTCTTCTTGGGCTGAGTTTTAGAggtatttataaatttcattgcCCATTACACAGACATTATAGGTGACATAATAAAAAAAGGCTTCGTATAGCACCACTGAAATTATCAGGCTGACAGTTGGTCTGCGAAAAAGAGGCCTAGCTCTCACTGCAAGGGTGAGCCAAAGTGCCAAGAGAAGGCTCCAGCGTGTAATTTAATGAATGTAATGAGACGGCTGGAGcctgacagaatttcattttaaatagtcTATTCCATCTTGAACGATAAATCCCCTTTAACATTCTAATACTAAAGGCCAAGCTTTCTTAACTTTGCTCATAAGCAAAGCACATTCAATGTGACATTTATGGGAGCTAA
This window encodes:
- the Stn1 gene encoding CST complex subunit STN1 isoform X2, whose protein sequence is MPQPGLLMQSESSRCEEETPSLLWGLDPVFLAFAKLYIRDILGMKESRQVPGIFLYNGHPIKQVDILGTVVGMREKDAFYSYAVDDSTGVINCICWKKSSHPESSSAGPSAASELSLTSRLKKLQETIEQRTKVELGDIIRIRGYIRTYREEREIRATAYYKVDDPVWKIQIARMLELPTLYRRVYDQPFHSPALEEEAAGGNPEAQDLTSLTCLLSEKIKEFLVEKRVQTFYQQELEMVPSLLTLANQPVIHSTCSNQVEFKNDTPSKAIHSVFKNAIQLLQEQGLVFQKSGDFNNLYHVCC